A window from Gottschalkiaceae bacterium SANA encodes these proteins:
- a CDS encoding phage terminase small subunit P27 family, with translation MGQPGRKPKPTALKSLQGNPGKRSLNKNEPEFEKYELDAKGTVKPPTYLDSLAKKEWKRIAPLLHKVGLLTKADEAALAAYCANFSRWVQAEKLVKEKGLTFTSDKGNIIQRPEVGIANTAMKLMVTFCKEFGLTPSSRTSLSMEQAEKMESPFASFIKGGRSG, from the coding sequence TTGGGACAACCAGGAAGAAAACCAAAACCAACGGCTTTGAAATCACTTCAGGGGAACCCTGGCAAAAGGTCCTTGAATAAAAATGAGCCGGAGTTTGAGAAATATGAATTAGATGCAAAGGGAACAGTTAAGCCACCAACATACTTGGACAGCTTGGCCAAGAAGGAATGGAAGCGGATTGCCCCACTCCTTCACAAAGTCGGATTGTTAACAAAAGCAGACGAAGCGGCACTGGCGGCATACTGCGCTAACTTTTCTCGATGGGTGCAGGCTGAGAAGCTGGTTAAAGAAAAAGGCCTGACATTTACGTCAGACAAGGGAAATATCATTCAGCGTCCTGAAGTTGGGATCGCGAATACTGCGATGAAGTTGATGGTGACTTTCTGCAAAGAGTTTGGTTTGACTCCAAGCTCTAGAACTTCATTGTCAATGGAGCAGGCTGAAAAAATGGAGAGCCCCTTTGCTAGTTTCATAAAGGGTGGTCGAAGTGGATAG
- a CDS encoding site-specific integrase: MAAANPIRDKRVLKDITEYLKMQSDRDYILFMLGIYSGLRISDILKLKVSDVRDQEYFMVTEQKTGNVRKIIVNPELRREVALYVCDKDNEDYLIRSRQNYNRPITRQRAYQIINAAGGKYGVKLSTHSMRKTFGHHFYLQCGERNALPVLMKIYGHRSEVQTLDYIGVEQDYLDRTLKNFRF; encoded by the coding sequence ATGGCAGCAGCGAATCCAATCCGTGACAAGCGGGTACTGAAAGACATAACTGAATACCTGAAGATGCAAAGTGATCGGGACTATATTCTCTTCATGCTGGGGATCTATTCCGGACTTCGGATTAGCGACATACTGAAGCTGAAGGTGTCGGATGTTAGGGACCAAGAGTATTTCATGGTGACCGAGCAGAAGACAGGGAACGTTCGAAAGATTATCGTTAATCCGGAGTTGAGGCGAGAGGTTGCCCTGTATGTTTGTGATAAAGATAATGAAGATTACTTGATTCGGTCCAGGCAGAATTACAACCGGCCGATCACAAGGCAACGAGCATATCAGATTATTAATGCAGCTGGAGGGAAATATGGTGTCAAGTTGAGTACGCATAGTATGCGGAAAACATTTGGACACCATTTTTATTTGCAGTGTGGCGAGAGGAATGCATTGCCTGTCTTGATGAAGATTTACGGACACAGGAGTGAAGTGCAAACTTTGGATTACATTGGAGTGGAACAGGACTATCTCGATAGAACGTTGAAGAACTTTCGATTTTGA
- a CDS encoding single-stranded DNA-binding protein, with amino-acid sequence MNKCIEMGRLSVDVSLDYEALNGTPLATTQLAVDRGYSKDMRAKREQQGKPTADFFLVKAIGAPAVFLSKYSKKGKRVLIEGKLRSGTYDRDGVRHYVTEIMAERVEIIDWASQKKQQAEPDQKVETDPMADFEEFRNDDEIPF; translated from the coding sequence ATGAATAAATGTATAGAGATGGGACGGCTTTCAGTAGATGTAAGTTTGGACTACGAAGCACTAAATGGAACCCCCTTGGCGACAACTCAGCTAGCAGTGGATCGGGGATATTCAAAAGACATGAGAGCGAAACGAGAGCAGCAAGGAAAGCCGACTGCGGATTTCTTCTTGGTGAAGGCGATTGGAGCTCCGGCAGTATTTCTTTCAAAGTACTCAAAGAAAGGGAAGCGGGTTCTTATTGAAGGGAAGCTCCGAAGCGGTACTTATGATCGGGATGGAGTACGTCATTATGTCACAGAGATCATGGCCGAACGGGTGGAGATTATTGACTGGGCGAGTCAAAAGAAACAGCAGGCCGAGCCGGATCAGAAAGTGGAAACAGATCCCATGGCAGATTTTGAAGAGTTCAGGAATGATGATGAAATACCATTTTAG
- a CDS encoding ATP-binding protein, translated as MTALNQILQSGIGTISNQGAMQRKSQTQYKCSICHDSGWEIITKDDGREACRPCECLKRKKAISALKDSGIAEAFQDRTLDNYIPKNEVQEVALSRSKRFVEIFGEYDNMHMNFMLMGQNGAGKTHLSIGIANALIKKNVLVRYVTFQDLLATFANAKKEKDLYKVINQYKDAELLVIDDIFRTTIREWNGQKNPLMSHIDSMFQIIDYRYFKKKGIVVTCEKTIEELRNMDRAITGRLVEYARGNIVEFKDPKLDHRFYGQ; from the coding sequence ATGACAGCGTTGAACCAGATCTTGCAGAGCGGGATTGGAACAATTTCTAATCAGGGTGCAATGCAAAGAAAGTCACAAACGCAGTATAAGTGCTCGATTTGTCATGATTCAGGTTGGGAGATTATCACCAAGGATGATGGGCGGGAAGCATGCCGGCCATGCGAGTGTTTGAAACGTAAGAAGGCGATCAGTGCTTTGAAGGATTCAGGGATTGCAGAGGCTTTTCAGGATCGGACCCTGGATAATTACATCCCCAAGAATGAGGTTCAGGAAGTTGCATTGAGTCGGTCTAAACGGTTTGTTGAGATCTTTGGGGAGTATGACAACATGCATATGAATTTTATGTTGATGGGGCAAAATGGCGCGGGTAAAACTCATTTATCTATCGGGATAGCAAATGCTTTGATTAAGAAGAATGTGTTGGTGCGTTATGTGACATTCCAAGATTTGCTAGCTACCTTTGCAAATGCAAAGAAAGAAAAGGATCTGTACAAAGTGATCAATCAGTACAAGGATGCTGAGCTTTTGGTAATTGACGACATTTTCCGGACAACGATCCGAGAGTGGAATGGTCAGAAGAATCCTTTGATGAGCCATATCGACTCTATGTTTCAGATCATTGATTATCGCTATTTCAAGAAAAAGGGAATTGTGGTTACCTGCGAAAAAACGATTGAAGAATTAAGAAATATGGATCGAGCAATTACAGGACGATTGGTTGAGTATGCCCGCGGCAACATCGTTGAATTCAAGGATCCAAAGCTGGATCACAGGTTTTATGGCCAATAG